A window of Thermococcus aggregans contains these coding sequences:
- a CDS encoding LysO family transporter, whose amino-acid sequence MNIFIPLLLGIVVGYLLRNRIRASMDKPMSAALLFLIFFMGVEAGRVEIDALRLFASSIVFALFTILGSLFVALLGVRE is encoded by the coding sequence ATGAATATCTTTATTCCTCTCCTACTAGGCATCGTTGTTGGTTATCTGCTTAGGAATAGAATAAGGGCTAGCATGGACAAGCCAATGAGCGCTGCTTTGCTGTTTTTGATCTTTTTCATGGGAGTTGAAGCAGGTAGGGTGGAGATAGATGCGCTTAGGCTTTTTGCATCTTCAATTGTATTTGCCCTGTTTACAATACTTGGGAGCCTCTTTGTAGCGTTGCTGGGGGTGAGAGAGTGA
- a CDS encoding 3'-5' exoribonuclease: protein MKVYRKDREYPEEYKEVLDELSTIIDPISTMNILDAGLLAGLEVSGDTLKTWLAVESNAYYNMIGGAAIAHSKIIGDIMERFALVKFSKVYIYDMKNNLLAKFEKK from the coding sequence ATGAAAGTTTATAGGAAGGATAGAGAGTATCCCGAGGAGTACAAAGAAGTTCTGGATGAGTTGAGCACTATTATTGACCCAATAAGCACAATGAACATACTGGATGCAGGTCTTCTGGCAGGGCTCGAGGTTAGCGGCGACACCCTTAAGACATGGCTTGCTGTAGAGAGCAACGCATATTACAACATGATCGGAGGAGCTGCTATAGCCCATTCAAAAATAATAGGGGATATAATGGAGCGCTTTGCCCTTGTGAAGTTTTCAAAGGTTTATATATACGATATGAAAAACAACCTTCTTGCAAAATTTGAGAAGAAGTGA
- a CDS encoding aldo/keto reductase → MGTWGVGGWESPDYSRDKEHIEALRYGLELRMNLIDTAEFYASGHSEKLVGKAIEGFEREDIFIVSKIWPTHFGYESAKKAARASAKRLGTYIDLYLLHWPTEDFRRIAETFHALEELVDEGLIRYIGVSNFDLALLRRSQEVMRKHEIVVNQVKYSLKDRRPEESGLLEYMKKEGITLMAYTPLEKGTLARNTCLAEIGRKYNKTAAQVALNWLIWKENVVAIPKAVNKEHIRENFGAMVWRLRREDYENAKRCV, encoded by the coding sequence ATGGGAACATGGGGAGTAGGCGGATGGGAAAGCCCAGACTATTCCAGAGATAAAGAACACATAGAAGCCCTTAGATACGGACTTGAGCTCAGAATGAACCTCATAGATACGGCGGAATTTTATGCCTCTGGCCATAGTGAGAAGCTCGTTGGAAAGGCCATCGAAGGATTTGAAAGGGAGGACATTTTCATAGTGAGCAAAATATGGCCTACCCACTTTGGATACGAGAGTGCCAAAAAAGCGGCAAGGGCTAGTGCAAAAAGATTGGGAACGTACATAGACCTCTACCTTCTCCACTGGCCTACTGAGGATTTTAGAAGAATAGCGGAAACTTTCCATGCCCTTGAAGAGCTCGTTGATGAAGGTCTCATTAGATACATTGGAGTTAGCAACTTCGACCTTGCGCTCCTCAGGAGGAGCCAGGAGGTTATGAGAAAACATGAAATTGTGGTAAATCAGGTAAAATACTCCCTAAAAGATCGCAGACCAGAAGAAAGCGGCTTGTTGGAGTATATGAAAAAGGAAGGCATCACGCTGATGGCATACACTCCATTGGAAAAGGGAACCCTGGCCAGAAATACCTGTTTGGCGGAGATAGGAAGAAAATACAATAAAACAGCAGCTCAAGTTGCCCTAAACTGGCTCATATGGAAAGAAAACGTCGTTGCAATTCCAAAAGCGGTAAACAAGGAACACATTAGGGAAAACTTCGGCGCAATGGTATGGAGACTCCGCAGAGAGGACTACGAGAATGCTAAAAGATGCGTGTAA
- a CDS encoding iron-sulfur cluster assembly protein has protein sequence MEELRRVIDPETELNIVDEGLVHGLTVEDKKAMVWLLLARTTPECHFCQAIAMNVQKRIIRDIITRLRDKGFTNIKVYNEIGLLLEEWRGEEEG, from the coding sequence GTGGAAGAGCTTAGAAGAGTCATAGATCCAGAAACAGAGCTTAACATAGTGGATGAAGGCCTAGTACATGGGCTAACCGTGGAAGATAAGAAAGCTATGGTGTGGCTTTTGCTGGCCAGAACAACTCCGGAGTGCCACTTTTGTCAGGCAATAGCTATGAACGTGCAGAAGAGAATTATCAGGGATATAATCACAAGACTAAGAGATAAAGGGTTTACGAACATTAAGGTGTATAATGAAATCGGGCTTTTGCTTGAGGAGTGGAGGGGTGAAGAGGAGGGTTAA